A region from the Triticum urartu cultivar G1812 chromosome 1, Tu2.1, whole genome shotgun sequence genome encodes:
- the LOC125530167 gene encoding uncharacterized protein LOC125530167, whose protein sequence is MEGSAYKHRTDRPATTTCPVTELHRSCYHKMKLSVATVASLVLAFVAGTAGAVTFEVTNNASTTPGGQRFDVEYGADYARQVLSEAASFIWNVFNQTGAREADRRPVDGGGAVTLVVVDDTDGGIASTSGSAIELSEGYVARFTGDLKAELTGVLYHEATHVWQWGLQDYAAHWWVFEGVADFVRLKAGYAPAHWVAPGQGRSWDGGYDVTARFLDYCDSVIKPGFVGELNGKMKDSGYSDGYFVEILGKSVQDLWNDYKAKYGG, encoded by the coding sequence ATGGAAGGTTCTGCCTATAAACATCGCACCGATCGACCGGCGACCACAACCTGTCCGGTCACAGAATTACATCGGAGCTGCTATCACAAAATGAAGCTTTCCGTGGCAACCGTCGCTTCCCTAGTCTTAGCCTTCGTCGCTGGCACGGCCGGCGCCGTCACGTTCGAGGTGACGAACAACGCGTCGACGACCCCCGGCGGCCAGCGCTTCGACGTGGAGTACGGCGCGGACTACGCGAGGCAGGTCCTTTCGGAAGCTGCCTCCTTCATCTGGAACGTCTTCAACCAGACGGGCGCCCGCGAGGCCGACCGCAGGCcagtcgacggcggcggcgccgtcACCCTCGTCGTCGTGGACGACACGGACGGCGGCATCGCCTCCACCAGCGGCAGCGCCATCGAGCTAAGCGAGGGCTACGTCGCCCGCTTCACCGGCGACCTGAAGGCCGAGCTGACGGGGGTGCTGTACCACGAGGCGACCCACGTCTGGCAGTGGGGTCTCCAGGACTACGCGGCGCACTGGTGGGTCTTCGAGGGGGTCGCCGACTTTGTCAGGCTCAAGGCCGGGTACGCGCCGGCGCACTGGGTGGCGCCGGGGCAGGGGCGCAGCTGGGACGGAGGTTACGACGTGACGGCAAGGTTCCTGGACTACTGCGACTCGGTGATCAAGCCCGGGTTCGTCGGGGAGCTCAACGGCAAGATGAAGGACAGCGGGTACAGCGACGGCTACTTCGTGGAGATCCTGGGTAAGAGCGTGCAGGACCTGTGGAACGACTACAAAGCCAAGTACGGGGGCTGA